A stretch of Clostridia bacterium DNA encodes these proteins:
- the ssnA gene encoding putative aminohydrolase SsnA, whose translation MLLIGNGRLITRDSENPYLENGAIVIEGNKIKAVGATATLRAKYAEAEYMDARGRLIMPGMINAHQHFYSTLARGMANDVPPARKFSDILNNLWWKLDKLLTLEDVYYSAAVPLIEGIKNGVTTVMDHHASPYHVDGSLGMIMEAGKDAGVRLSTCYEVSDRDGIEIAEAGIRENMAAIRAGKADDSDMFKGMFGLHASMTISDETMDKCLAAMAGEDAGYHVHCAEGIEDVDDAIAKYGKRVITRWNDFGILNENSIAVHCIHVNDEEIDILSESKVKVVHNPESNMGNAVGCAPLLEMKQRGVNLGLGTDGYTFDMFESWKVGNIIHKHVMQDSNVAWGELPEMLFEENANIVNQHFSGRVGKLKEGFYADVIVVDYNPPTPMNSDNLNSHLLFGVMGRQVDTTIINGKIIMKDRILQGIDEQAIYAKSRERAIEVWKQI comes from the coding sequence ATGTTACTTATTGGAAATGGTCGACTGATTACTAGGGACTCGGAAAATCCTTATTTGGAAAACGGAGCGATAGTGATTGAAGGCAACAAGATTAAAGCAGTCGGTGCGACGGCAACGCTAAGAGCGAAGTATGCAGAAGCAGAATATATGGATGCCAGGGGAAGACTTATCATGCCGGGCATGATAAATGCGCACCAGCATTTTTATAGTACGCTGGCTAGAGGAATGGCCAATGATGTTCCTCCTGCACGAAAATTTAGCGATATTCTAAATAACCTTTGGTGGAAGCTAGATAAACTGCTGACCTTGGAAGATGTGTATTATAGTGCTGCTGTTCCCTTGATTGAGGGGATAAAAAATGGTGTAACTACGGTGATGGACCACCATGCTAGTCCCTATCACGTAGATGGTTCACTAGGTATGATCATGGAGGCAGGAAAAGATGCTGGCGTTCGCCTTTCGACCTGCTATGAGGTATCTGATCGTGATGGAATAGAAATAGCAGAGGCGGGTATCCGGGAGAATATGGCGGCTATCCGAGCTGGTAAGGCAGATGACTCCGATATGTTTAAAGGGATGTTTGGTTTGCATGCATCGATGACCATTTCGGATGAAACAATGGATAAATGTTTGGCAGCTATGGCTGGTGAAGATGCAGGATACCATGTGCATTGTGCCGAAGGTATAGAAGATGTAGACGATGCCATAGCAAAGTACGGCAAACGTGTTATTACTCGTTGGAATGATTTTGGCATACTCAATGAGAATTCCATTGCCGTTCACTGTATTCATGTGAACGATGAAGAAATTGACATCCTAAGCGAGAGTAAAGTTAAAGTGGTGCACAACCCAGAGTCCAATATGGGCAATGCTGTAGGGTGTGCTCCGTTACTGGAGATGAAGCAGCGTGGTGTGAATCTTGGGCTCGGTACGGATGGCTATACCTTTGATATGTTTGAATCTTGGAAGGTAGGGAATATTATCCATAAGCATGTGATGCAAGATTCTAATGTTGCATGGGGTGAGTTGCCTGAGATGCTCTTTGAAGAAAATGCGAACATCGTCAATCAGCATTTTTCCGGACGTGTTGGAAAACTGAAAGAGGGCTTCTATGCAGATGTTATTGTCGTTGACTATAATCCACCCACACCAATGAATTCGGATAACCTGAACAGCCACTTACTTTTTGGGGTAATGGGCAGACAGGTTGATACGACTATCATTAACGGCAAGATCATTATGAAAGACAGAATTCTCCAAGGCATTGATGAGCAAGCAATCTATGCCAAATCCAGAGAAAGAGCAATCGAGGTCTGGAAACAGATATAA